The following coding sequences are from one Cervus canadensis isolate Bull #8, Minnesota chromosome 4, ASM1932006v1, whole genome shotgun sequence window:
- the GIN1 gene encoding gypsy retrotransposon integrase-like protein 1 isoform X1, with translation MVRSGKNGDLHLKQIAYYKRTGEYHPTTLPSERSGIRRAAKKFVFKEKKLFYVGKDRKQDRLVVVSEEEKKKVLRECHESNTGAHHGISRTLTLVESRYYWTSVTSDVKQWVYACPHCQVAKNTVILAPKQHLLKVENPWSIVTVDLMGPFHTSNRSHVYAIIMTDLFTKWVVILPLCDVSASEISKAIINIFFLYGPPQKIIMDQRDEFIHQINVELCELFGTKQIVISHASQTMNPTASTSSTIKTFLSKHCADYPNDWDDHLSAVSFAFNVTHLEPTKNTPYFQMFNRNPYMPASSDIREVDGDNTSMFAKILDEIKEADKITENKTTSVGQVENNFDELNKSKIIVKKKPKQLNPFHLKVGHEVLRQRKNWWKDGRFQSEWVGPCVIDYITENGCAVLRDSTGARLKRPIKMSHLKPYVRELREQDGLHPLHGAVVADHDYVGMPELPVGAYQASILVEDAAIGVVDSELLTSSKDRELLEYRNAKISPLMEDHNALEKQTFSLLDSSNQVLEYLT, from the exons ATGGTTCGTAGTGGAAAAAATGGTGACCTTCATCTTAAACAGATTGCATATTATAAACGAACTGGTGAATATCATCCAACTACACTGCCTAGTGAGAGAAGTGGCATAAGAAGAGCAGCAAAAAAATTTGTCTTCAAAG AAAAGAAGCTGTTTTATGTcggaaaagacagaaaacaggatCGCTTGGTAGTtgtctcagaagaagaaaaaaagaaagtcctaAGAGAATGCCATGAAAGCAACACTGGCGCCCACCACGGCATCTCCAGAACCCTCACCCTGGTGGAGTCCCGCTACTACTGGACTTCTGTGACCAGTGATGTCAAACAGTGG GTATATGCTTGTCCGCATTGCCAAGTGGCAAAAAATACAGTTATTCTAGCACCTAAACAGCATCTTCTCAAAGTGGAGAATCCATGGAGTATAGTTACTGTTGATCTGATGGGCCCATTTCATACAAGCAACAGAAGTCATGTATATGCTATAATCATGACAGATTTGTTCACAAAATGGGTTGTGATTTTGCCTCTTTGTGATGTTTCAGCATCAGAAATTTCTAAAGCTATTATcaacatatttttcttatatggGCCTCCTCAGAAAATAATAATGGACCAAAGAGATGAATTCATTCATCAG atcaATGTAGAACTATGTGAATTGTTTGGCACAAAGCAAATTGTTATTTCTCATGCCTCCCAAACAATGAATCCAACTGCAAGTACATCTAGCACAATCAAAACATTTCTTTCCAAACACTGTGCTGACTACCCGAACGACTGGGATGATCACCtatcagctgtttcatttgcCTTCAATGTTACTCACTTG GAACCTACTAAAAATACaccatattttcaaatgtttaatcGAAATCCTTACATGCCTGCATCTTCAGATATTCGTGAAGTGGATGGTGATAATACAAGTATGTTTGCCAAAATTCTAGATGAAATTAAAGAAGCTGATAAAATAACGGAGAATAAGACAACTTCAGTGGGCCAG GTGGAAAACAATTTTGATGaactaaataaaagcaaaatcattgttaaaaagaaaccaaagcaatTAAATCCATTTCATCTAAAAGTGGGTCATGAAGTTTTACGGCAGAGGAAAAACTGGTGGAAGGATGGTCGTTTCCAGTCTGAATGGGTTGGTCCTTGTGTCATAGACTATATTACAGAAAATGGATGTGCTGTTCTGCGGGACAGCACTGGAGCTAGACTTAAAAGACCTATCAAAATGTCCCACCTGAAGCCCTATGTAAGAGAATTGCGTGAACAAG ATGGTCTCCATCCCTTACACGGTGCAGTAGTGGCGGATCATGACTACGTTGGAATGCCTGAGCTTCCAGTTGGAGCGTACCAAGCAAGTATTCTGGTGGAAGATGCCGCCATTGGAGTAGTCGACAGCGAGTTACTGACGTCAAGCAAGGATCGTGAGCTATTAGAATACAGAAATGCCAAAATCTCTCCACTGATGGAAGATCATAATGCTCTTGAAAAGCAGACTTTTAGTCTTTTGGACTCTTCAAACCAAGTCCTTGAGTACTTAACTTAG
- the GIN1 gene encoding gypsy retrotransposon integrase-like protein 1 isoform X2 — MGPFHTSNRSHVYAIIMTDLFTKWVVILPLCDVSASEISKAIINIFFLYGPPQKIIMDQRDEFIHQINVELCELFGTKQIVISHASQTMNPTASTSSTIKTFLSKHCADYPNDWDDHLSAVSFAFNVTHLEPTKNTPYFQMFNRNPYMPASSDIREVDGDNTSMFAKILDEIKEADKITENKTTSVGQVENNFDELNKSKIIVKKKPKQLNPFHLKVGHEVLRQRKNWWKDGRFQSEWVGPCVIDYITENGCAVLRDSTGARLKRPIKMSHLKPYVRELREQDGLHPLHGAVVADHDYVGMPELPVGAYQASILVEDAAIGVVDSELLTSSKDRELLEYRNAKISPLMEDHNALEKQTFSLLDSSNQVLEYLT; from the exons ATGGGCCCATTTCATACAAGCAACAGAAGTCATGTATATGCTATAATCATGACAGATTTGTTCACAAAATGGGTTGTGATTTTGCCTCTTTGTGATGTTTCAGCATCAGAAATTTCTAAAGCTATTATcaacatatttttcttatatggGCCTCCTCAGAAAATAATAATGGACCAAAGAGATGAATTCATTCATCAG atcaATGTAGAACTATGTGAATTGTTTGGCACAAAGCAAATTGTTATTTCTCATGCCTCCCAAACAATGAATCCAACTGCAAGTACATCTAGCACAATCAAAACATTTCTTTCCAAACACTGTGCTGACTACCCGAACGACTGGGATGATCACCtatcagctgtttcatttgcCTTCAATGTTACTCACTTG GAACCTACTAAAAATACaccatattttcaaatgtttaatcGAAATCCTTACATGCCTGCATCTTCAGATATTCGTGAAGTGGATGGTGATAATACAAGTATGTTTGCCAAAATTCTAGATGAAATTAAAGAAGCTGATAAAATAACGGAGAATAAGACAACTTCAGTGGGCCAG GTGGAAAACAATTTTGATGaactaaataaaagcaaaatcattgttaaaaagaaaccaaagcaatTAAATCCATTTCATCTAAAAGTGGGTCATGAAGTTTTACGGCAGAGGAAAAACTGGTGGAAGGATGGTCGTTTCCAGTCTGAATGGGTTGGTCCTTGTGTCATAGACTATATTACAGAAAATGGATGTGCTGTTCTGCGGGACAGCACTGGAGCTAGACTTAAAAGACCTATCAAAATGTCCCACCTGAAGCCCTATGTAAGAGAATTGCGTGAACAAG ATGGTCTCCATCCCTTACACGGTGCAGTAGTGGCGGATCATGACTACGTTGGAATGCCTGAGCTTCCAGTTGGAGCGTACCAAGCAAGTATTCTGGTGGAAGATGCCGCCATTGGAGTAGTCGACAGCGAGTTACTGACGTCAAGCAAGGATCGTGAGCTATTAGAATACAGAAATGCCAAAATCTCTCCACTGATGGAAGATCATAATGCTCTTGAAAAGCAGACTTTTAGTCTTTTGGACTCTTCAAACCAAGTCCTTGAGTACTTAACTTAG